The following are from one region of the Roseobacter fucihabitans genome:
- a CDS encoding AraC family transcriptional regulator has protein sequence MISIPLPLFLTLCAALMGLLILTRPWLMRGAKTFFVALVGVIMVETILVALRFAYQIEGVLVLQRLLPFWIGPLLYLGFVTLSDHSDVLARTVLKHLGVALALSTITAAIPQTRIALDLMIGLSYAAYAILLMRLWRGGPDRLSHLAVAHVPKMRRLMLLGIMLLAITCVMDAVIAVDFARNQGENVSRLLSFGSLALITLFAGAVFWVAKTPAHSAHPGAPQTDDSAAILRQAEEFLTQSQLFTDPDLSLTRLARRLGVTDRALSSAVNRQTGTNVSQFINGFRVRQAAQLLRDTKDPVGIIGEASGFLTRSNFYTEFQRVYGQSPGAYRKG, from the coding sequence GTGATTTCCATCCCCCTTCCCCTTTTTCTGACACTATGTGCGGCATTGATGGGGCTGCTGATCCTCACGCGGCCCTGGTTGATGCGCGGGGCCAAGACGTTTTTTGTCGCCCTTGTCGGCGTGATCATGGTCGAGACCATCCTGGTGGCGTTGCGTTTTGCCTATCAGATCGAGGGCGTTCTCGTTCTGCAACGCCTCCTGCCCTTCTGGATCGGCCCCCTGCTCTACCTCGGCTTTGTGACCTTGTCGGATCACAGCGACGTTTTGGCGCGAACAGTCTTGAAACATTTGGGCGTTGCGCTCGCCCTGAGCACGATCACCGCCGCCATACCGCAGACCCGCATTGCGCTCGATCTGATGATCGGGCTCAGCTACGCCGCCTATGCGATTTTACTCATGCGCCTGTGGCGAGGCGGTCCGGATCGCTTGTCGCATCTGGCCGTCGCCCATGTTCCCAAGATGCGCCGCCTTATGCTTCTGGGCATCATGTTGCTGGCCATAACCTGTGTGATGGATGCGGTCATCGCCGTCGATTTTGCCAGAAATCAGGGGGAAAACGTGTCTCGCCTCCTGTCCTTTGGCAGCCTTGCATTGATCACACTCTTTGCGGGGGCGGTGTTCTGGGTTGCGAAAACCCCGGCCCACTCCGCACATCCCGGTGCCCCACAGACCGATGACAGCGCCGCCATCCTGCGCCAAGCGGAGGAATTTCTGACGCAAAGCCAGCTGTTTACCGACCCGGACCTCTCCCTGACCCGCCTGGCGCGGCGTCTGGGTGTAACGGACCGGGCGTTATCATCAGCCGTCAACCGCCAGACCGGCACCAATGTGTCGCAATTCATCAACGGGTTTAGGGTGCGTCAGGCCGCGCAATTATTGCGCGACACCAAGGACCCCGTTGGCATCATCGGTGAGGCGTCGGGTTTTTTGACCCGGTCAAATTTCTATACTGAATTTCAACGCGTATACGGGCAAAGCCCCGGCGCATACCGCAAGGGCTAA